Part of the Pelodiscus sinensis isolate JC-2024 unplaced genomic scaffold, ASM4963464v1 ctg35, whole genome shotgun sequence genome is shown below.
ctgtagcttttcccacattcagagcagctgaagggtttctctcctatgtgggctctcctatgcctaacaaggtttgacctgtgactgaagcttttcccacagtcagagcagctgaagggtttctcccctgtgtgggctctcctatggtaACAAGGTATGACCTgtaactgaagcttttcccacagtcagagcagctgaagggtttctctcctgtgtgggctctcctatggttAACAAGGCGTGACTTCTGACtgtagcttttcccacagtcagagcagctgaagggtttctctcccgtgtgggctctcctatgtctAAAAAGGTTTgacctgtgactgaagcttttcccacagtcagagcagctgaagggtttctcccctgtgtgagctctcctatggataacaagggttgaggtctttctgaagcttttcccacagtcagagcagctgaagggtttttctcctgtttgggctctttcatgtttaatagGAGTTGTACAGTCACTGGAAGCACAAGGTGAATGGTGAGGGgggattttcttttgaacagtttctgtgtttgttttcaaccttctgctcctgtgactggatttatcctgtccCGCTCCTGGACGGTTTCCCTGCTTCCTTTGTAGACTACGCTGACTCTCACGAGTCTCCCCTTGCTTAGGACTCcgagaaacatgcccttcagatctttcCACTAACACCCCACATGTAGACATTTGGTCAGGTCCTTCCTCCTGAAGACTCCTTTCACTGTTCTcattcagcatcccatcacctgctgggatagaGAGAGAAACCACACAAAAGTCATTCTCTCTgctgagctgaaagaaaaaaTTCTGAATGGTGAACAGAAAATGGGGGACAACCCATAACTCTTTCCCCATCAGGCACTCTCagactggagttgaagacaggctgaagggccagtcagacttgatgaaaacacacaaccaacatctgctatgagaacacagaaattggtttgagtcagtttagctgatttctcacctgtgtgggtgtcactgatgatctccccttcctcacagccttggAGAGCCGGGATCGGCAGCTCTTCCcctcgctccacccaggagagcacatgagctttggagactggaaatcctattcagggagcaattaaccaagtgctgaCCTTGTTCActaaggtctgtgccattcctgcttccaaagccaggatctgagtctcctacccagagaggctccttccccATCTTCCAGAGACTGGTCTCTAGCTCGaacaagatcccaggacacactaATTCCATACTCCCCCTGTACAATTACCATGTTGGGAATAGCCCAGCTGACTCCTATGGGGAACTGAGCGCTCTGCTGCACTCTTACAGGATACAACTCAATCTCCTTTAGGGCCTGTTCCATActtgggcaggacaggaacacactgcttaTAAGGGGAGAGCTCTAGGACTTTCAGGACTGACAGACGCCCCTAGCCAGGACTCGTATTTCAGCTGACACGTCAGGTCtctagggctgggagggagaggatctAGCAGAGCTCTAGAGCCCTATGGGCTCTGCTCACAAAGCTCTTGGCTGGGGGATGGAATTGCCCTGCTCTTGGGCACGGGTGCTctacttgagccagaaggaggcaggggaattgtctgatcaggaaaatgaatccttggctggccacttcaagccctgcctatggcCCACACTCCTGATCCTGTCTGACTGTGCCATGGTGGGCCCTATCAGCGGCCCAGAACGCTGATAGGGCCCACCATGGCACAGTCAGACAGGATCAGGAGTGTCAGTCCTGCaggcagccagggcagtgcccgcctgttcctgtggccagccaaggtggagacaggatgggctgcttctctgctgcttgtagatgctcctgcagctcagctccccttctgcagccttggctctactctgccagcagcagcagccctcctcTTGTGGCCAGTTGAGCGTGCCGTTTGGTGCCTCTCTGGCTTGCACAGAACCtaccagaggcagggaaggactctgagttggtaccttccttccaggggctcagcacaatagcacaaggggaccctgcagatgctaagagcagctgcacccagccccacaactctggtacctgcctgggcccttccactaacacctccggccaaggcacaacatgggcaagatggttggaaccacaatgagaccttggctgtgggaagagcagcaccactatTATGTCTCTGAGCCACCTCTCACGCAGaagccaggattactggggcaTATACTGCTTATATTGGGGGTTCGGGCAATAAAGGactctgaaccaaacccaacccagctgctccagatccCACCCACCTTTTGTTACacgaggggacaggaatcctcacccagccagctcacagcttcgtaattctcctgcatcacatccctgtagagggctctctggcccgggtctaCCAGAgtccattcctcctcagagaaatacacagccacctcctcgaagctcactgGCTCCACCACGGCCATTTCCTGTCTCTGGTTCCGCAgaccaggggctgagctggagtcagacatgggtgttcAGCAGCCtgtcaggggaagaaggggaactgaagacatttcaaaaagggTTTTAATACTTTCCATACCTCaattctgcccagactctgtccctggtggaAAACATGCTGGACTCTACGatgagtctagatattccatatacaccacacacaagtgagatccGAAAGCCGTATTTATTTCTCTcaatacctggcttgagttacattactttgcctgcaacaatgggattcagttctcagcacccagtgtttctactaaacaagccacatattcatctgcctggaCATGGACatagatttaatttaatttgggctgCAGTATTTATAATCCTTCATCTTCCTACATTGATTTGCAGCCCTGGTTCTCTCATCTGACACAGACTTTATAAACTCTCTCCACAACAGAGAGGAAGTGAAGTTAATATGAGCATTCAGATACATATTATTAAACACGTGTGCTGAATGTTTACAGGATAAGACCTTAAAATTCATGGATTCATGGCATCAGAAGATATCCTTAGTCATGCAGTCTGTCCCCTCTatggcacaagccattacacgTACCCCAGCTACCCatgcacaaagctctgtttcctCATAGCATATTTTGTAGAAAGTCGCCCAGTGTTGatatgaagacatcaagagatggagaacccaTCAGTTCTTcgctcatttgtttcagcagctaatcctcttacccatcaaatatttgtgcctcttctctagcctgaaattctctgactgcagctttcagttattgactctcactgaactgtatccactagaccaggggtgggaaattcattttgtttggggaggagggagagagactccaagattttggaaagtggttgagagctgcactcttccaagacaTTAAGTAGGAAATACAGTGTATGGGATGGACAttgggagaagaagggagctttgggtgaggggttggaatgcaggagtgaaagagggttctgggaaggagtctgagtgaaggaggcaggtgtgatctggggcactggattagccaactactcatgagatatttaaaataaagttaatttaGAGAAGCAGCTAAGTGGACAAATAAGGGGATGAGGGTTACTTGGATGCAGGAAAAGAACAGAGAGTTAGGGTATGTGGAGTGGGAGGCAGAGAACTAGATGGGGAAGaaagaggttggggtgccagaggcaagctttggccaggagacttacctgagtgactcccgatcagcagccaagcacctctctgaggcaggcagggagcctgctcaaCCCTCACACCGGCTACGGAGccatgtgggtgtgtgaataactatgagccggagcggagggggcacagtgcttcctttctggccagaaaccagccaatgagattgtcctgggggtggaagcagtgcctgaagccttcccccttCACCTCCAGGCTCACCTTCGCTTTCTGAGTGGCTTGCAGGTGGGAAGTTGCAAGCATGGAACTAGTCCCTGGCTCGCCAAGCATCAGTGGGCCGCATCCGATAGCCTGGCGAGCTAGATCtgacccatgggctgtattttgcccaggcctgcactacaCTGAAGAGGCCTTGCGTATCCAGAAGATTCTCGCCATAAACAAACTGATACCgtggaagccagtcagctctcagcctttcagccaatttattgtttgaaacaaaCCCCATATTGAAagtgactgagcagtgaaatctgagcctgaaggtgccgtCCGTTGTGTGCTTAACTTCACCCCTATAGCATCACACCCTgtagatcagtgattctcaaagtgtctGCAGGTACTCATGcagtgcccctggggctcctcactgatcgGTGGGTGAGATTTAGGACAGTGTGCACCGTGGTCGCTGGGTctggttggtaacttcaatgacaatcacatgaagatgttttcacagaaattttctcatcatttaaagaatttccaccagcaaactcaccttgtctgaaagctcccagagATTTTCCTCTTGTTCattccagtgcagagggcagagtgtctggtggggaagggataagagaggtgagattccaggctctttTATTTACAATAATGTCCCCATGCTGAACACTACATTTcacttgtatcagagaccagacagacacacactcaagTGTTTAGTATGAAAAGGTCTGAAACCTTCTGTGTCCTATCTCGCTTGGGCACCTCCCAACAATggagccaacatctctgcagCCTCATCTCTGCCCCAGGAGACACAAACTGAAAGTGAaatttacttttccctcctcatcccctctcacCTGGTTTCTCTCAGTCACTAACCACCTCTTGTCATAACCTAGAGCTGTGCTGGTGCGAAGACGTTGCCATGACATTAACTTTACCTATTTTGATACCTTGACAGAAACAGGAGGCTCAGAGattgcaaacccctggctctatttgcaagcagttgactctgtttgctcagtgcctctaaggagagcagcatAATGGGGCCGTCACTCTCCATGTGGGAACTGAGACAGGGGAAggtggcttcagaggccagattcaatagcTTCTAATAGTTAAAcaactttcccctcctccatcccttctAAGTACCTTTGAattccctcagagtctccgacagcgcaatcgttttctgggagaaagcattgacttg
Proteins encoded:
- the LOC142824461 gene encoding LOW QUALITY PROTEIN: uncharacterized protein LOC142824461 (The sequence of the model RefSeq protein was modified relative to this genomic sequence to represent the inferred CDS: inserted 1 base in 1 codon) — protein: MSDSSSAPGLRNQRQEMAVVEPVSFEEVAVYFSEEEWTLVDPGQRALYRDVMQENYEAVSWLGFPVSKAHVLSWVERGEELPIPALQGCEEGEIISDTHTAGDGMLNENSERSLQEEGPDQMSTCGVLVERSEGHVSRSPKQGETRESQRSLQRKQGNRPGAGQDKSSHRSRRLKTNTETVQKKIPPHHSPCASSDCTTPIKHERAQTGEKPFSCSDCGKSFRKTSTLVIHRRAHTGEKPFSCSDCGKSFSHRSNLFRHRRAHTGEKPFSCSDCGKSYSQKSRLVNHRRAHTGEKPFSCSDCGKSFSYRSYLVXHRRAHTGEKPFSCSDCGKSFSHRSNLVRHRRAHIGEKPFSCSECGKSYSQKSHLVNHRRAHTGEKPFSCSDCGKSFSYRSYLVNHRRAHTGEKPFSCSDCGKSFSHRTTLVRHRRAHTGEKPFSCSECGKSFSDTSTLFIHRRAHTGEKPFSCSDCGKSFSQRSHLVIHRRVHTAEKPFSCSDCGKSFSRRSYLVTHRRAHTGEKPFSCSDCGKRFNDRSQLVIHRRFHTGEKPFSCSECGKSFSHSSHLVIHRRVHTGEKPFSCSDCGKSFSHSSPLVRHRRVHTGEKPFSCSDCGKSFSHSSHLVIHRRVHTGEKPFSCSDCGKSFSHSSPLVRHRRVHTGEKPFSCSDCGKSFSQTKTLVRHRKTHMEQAIQLLSL